One genomic window of Leptospira paudalimensis includes the following:
- a CDS encoding SPFH domain-containing protein has product MALIDRIKFEGNPSEIVWKYPSDEISTAGQLVVDENLEAIFFKEGKALDTFGPGTHTLKTGNIPILEALVNLPFGGKTPFTAEVYYVNKSIMALKWGTTTPIPLEDPKYKIVLNIRAFGDYKFRIKDSRSFLLNVVKGGNRTTNEAIDEFLKPNIVRGIGDFISEVILNNNTSVVEINKYRDESSTAGRVKLAPEFEKYGIDLTEFNVSSVNFDQNDPNYQRIQKIITDKFEIDMLGDKYQQKKMFDIGQAAAENEGQGGGAMGAGMGMGMGMNMGQMMGNMMNQGGQNQAGGAPAANDPAARIAKLKGLLDQGLISAEEFETKKKEILSSI; this is encoded by the coding sequence ATGGCACTAATAGACAGAATTAAATTTGAAGGAAATCCAAGTGAAATCGTTTGGAAATACCCATCTGATGAAATCAGCACGGCGGGACAACTTGTCGTTGATGAAAACCTAGAAGCAATTTTTTTCAAAGAAGGAAAAGCTTTAGATACATTTGGACCTGGAACTCATACCTTAAAAACAGGGAATATCCCCATTTTGGAAGCTCTCGTCAATCTTCCGTTTGGTGGGAAAACTCCTTTTACAGCAGAAGTGTATTATGTAAACAAATCCATTATGGCCCTAAAGTGGGGAACAACTACACCGATTCCACTTGAAGATCCAAAGTATAAAATTGTTCTCAATATACGAGCATTTGGTGATTATAAATTTCGTATCAAAGATTCAAGGTCTTTTTTGCTGAATGTAGTTAAAGGTGGAAATCGGACAACGAATGAAGCCATTGATGAATTTCTAAAACCAAATATCGTACGTGGGATTGGTGATTTTATTTCAGAAGTTATTTTGAATAATAATACTTCTGTTGTAGAAATCAATAAATACCGAGATGAAAGTTCGACTGCTGGCCGAGTGAAACTTGCACCAGAATTTGAAAAGTATGGGATTGATCTTACAGAATTTAACGTATCATCAGTAAACTTTGACCAAAACGATCCAAACTACCAAAGGATCCAAAAAATCATCACAGACAAATTTGAAATTGATATGTTAGGTGATAAGTACCAACAGAAAAAAATGTTCGATATTGGCCAAGCCGCTGCAGAAAACGAAGGCCAAGGTGGTGGTGCCATGGGTGCTGGAATGGGCATGGGGATGGGAATGAACATGGGCCAAATGATGGGCAATATGATGAACCAGGGTGGACAAAACCAAGCTGGTGGAGCACCTGCTGCAAACGATCCAGCTGCAAGGATTGCCAAACTGAAAGGTTTACTCGACCAAGGTCTCATCAGTGCAGAAGAGTTTGAAACCAAAAAGAAGGAGATCCTTTCTTCAATTTGA
- a CDS encoding MATE family efflux transporter, with protein MKPTRLNQKILGLAIPVFFGMISYTAIMVADTAMVGKLGEVPLASVGFGGMVYFSIFAFLMGGSMAVQIIVARRFGEKNERGVGITLVNSIYLSLVLGSLLSYFGYIYAPNLMAWIGDDPEVIEVAGVYLSYRFVGTVLFFVGFALRGFFDGIGIVQVGMISSIVAAVTNIFFNWLLIFGNWGFPAMGVKGAAIASSLSSVPSLLVVVFYFFRKDVIKFFRYQIFSPSYEILKELCVVGFAPALEGTLVNFAFSGFYKIAGMISTTTLASASVVLTCLSLSFMPGFSFGIAATTILGQAMGQGKIRLAYEGTMRSATFSAIVMGSMGLFFILGGPWLISLFTDVPAVMKEAYPALCIVALIQVGDAYHMVVGSALRSAGMMYYVMYVYLIVSFLIMLPLAYLFGIVLAWGTIGIWSAFFIWILLMAVLFVGKFRRKEWVSIRI; from the coding sequence TTGAAGCCAACTAGACTCAATCAGAAAATTCTTGGTTTAGCAATCCCTGTTTTTTTTGGAATGATCAGTTATACAGCCATTATGGTAGCGGATACTGCTATGGTAGGCAAGTTAGGGGAAGTGCCTCTTGCCTCCGTTGGATTTGGTGGTATGGTGTACTTTTCCATCTTTGCTTTTCTCATGGGTGGTTCCATGGCTGTTCAAATCATCGTAGCACGAAGATTTGGTGAGAAAAATGAAAGAGGGGTTGGAATTACCTTAGTCAATTCAATTTATTTATCATTAGTTTTGGGTTCTTTATTATCATATTTCGGATACATTTATGCTCCAAATTTAATGGCTTGGATTGGTGATGATCCAGAAGTGATCGAGGTTGCAGGAGTTTATTTATCCTATCGATTTGTCGGAACAGTTTTATTTTTTGTAGGATTCGCCTTACGCGGATTTTTTGACGGAATTGGTATTGTACAAGTTGGAATGATATCCTCAATTGTAGCTGCTGTTACAAATATCTTTTTTAACTGGTTACTCATATTCGGAAACTGGGGATTCCCTGCCATGGGAGTCAAAGGTGCAGCAATTGCATCTAGTTTGAGTTCTGTGCCTTCTCTTCTTGTTGTTGTATTTTATTTCTTTCGAAAGGACGTGATCAAGTTCTTTCGTTACCAAATATTTTCACCTAGTTACGAAATTTTAAAAGAACTTTGTGTGGTTGGTTTTGCACCTGCATTGGAAGGTACACTCGTAAACTTTGCATTCTCTGGTTTTTATAAAATCGCAGGAATGATCAGCACAACAACACTAGCTTCTGCAAGTGTTGTGTTAACTTGTCTTAGTTTGTCTTTTATGCCAGGTTTTTCATTTGGAATCGCAGCTACCACAATTCTTGGCCAAGCGATGGGCCAAGGGAAAATTCGTTTGGCTTATGAAGGAACAATGCGCTCTGCCACTTTCTCTGCCATTGTGATGGGAAGTATGGGGCTCTTTTTTATCTTAGGTGGGCCATGGCTCATCAGTTTATTTACTGATGTTCCTGCAGTCATGAAAGAAGCATACCCTGCATTGTGCATTGTGGCACTCATCCAAGTGGGTGATGCCTATCATATGGTTGTTGGTTCGGCACTTCGTAGTGCAGGGATGATGTATTATGTGATGTATGTTTATTTGATCGTCTCCTTTCTCATCATGTTACCTCTCGCTTATTTATTCGGGATTGTCCTAGCATGGGGAACGATTGGGATCTGGTCTGCGTTTTTTATTTGGATTTTACTCATGGCAGTGCTTTTTGTCGGAAAATTTCGTAGGAAGGAGTGGGTAAGTATACGAATTTAA
- a CDS encoding LIMLP_15305 family protein, protein MDQTWLKTTLERFKNEQDPIRKFLKETKLFEEALANQEFEKTDLLIRKELGGLLTTFKESFRKLEEGFVQKAQIQNIGKTNSATTLLDRIIMKVTSAGYGLNGLGTGVQATSAEIEKVLNHDFSMLEKVGILQKEILETLPTSFATNPEAAIESINKLLLDFESQFEARNSIFLKL, encoded by the coding sequence ATGGACCAAACTTGGTTAAAAACGACATTAGAACGGTTTAAGAATGAACAAGATCCGATTCGGAAGTTTTTAAAGGAAACAAAACTATTTGAAGAGGCACTTGCCAACCAAGAGTTTGAGAAAACAGATTTACTAATCCGAAAGGAACTTGGTGGTTTACTGACAACATTCAAAGAAAGTTTTCGAAAACTGGAAGAAGGTTTTGTTCAGAAAGCCCAAATCCAAAACATCGGTAAAACCAATTCTGCCACAACCTTACTGGATCGTATCATCATGAAAGTGACTTCTGCAGGTTATGGCCTGAATGGACTTGGGACAGGTGTGCAAGCGACTTCAGCAGAAATTGAAAAGGTTCTCAATCACGACTTTTCAATGTTGGAAAAAGTTGGAATTTTACAAAAAGAAATTTTAGAAACATTACCAACTTCATTTGCCACAAACCCAGAAGCAGCGATTGAATCGATCAACAAACTCTTACTCGATTTTGAATCACAATTCGAAGCAAGAAACTCAATCTTTTTAAAATTATAA
- a CDS encoding zinc ribbon domain-containing protein, producing MVAMAEEKIYEMLWDCEFCGSKKLLGKTHRHCPNCGATQDPNRRYFPKEEDKVAVQDHIYYGADKVCPFCQTANGAKATFCGNCGGSLDGAQNVKLRSEHDGVTEDSVQKAKEDLAFQNSEWVKPHPKTPKWVLWMLGSILFGGIGFVCLGILWTEKVELQVTHHEWSRTIAIDQFKPVSESDWCDSMPMGAYSVSKSRQIRSYDSIPDGEDCRTVRTDKGDGTFSESESCTTKYRKEPVYDYHCSYRIDKWAFDRNAVAKGFGTTQEPYWPTPQIKECASTSIGCERLGKKEEKYLVYFVESSGETKGEKHDCEYDMAKWKSVLPKAQYQTEKSVIFNYITCDSIQMLDENGAEE from the coding sequence TTGGTTGCGATGGCAGAAGAAAAAATCTATGAAATGCTTTGGGACTGCGAATTTTGCGGTTCTAAAAAGTTACTGGGAAAAACACATAGGCACTGTCCTAATTGTGGAGCCACCCAAGACCCAAATCGAAGGTACTTTCCAAAGGAAGAGGACAAAGTTGCCGTCCAAGACCATATCTATTATGGTGCTGATAAAGTTTGTCCCTTTTGCCAAACTGCGAATGGAGCCAAAGCAACCTTTTGTGGGAATTGTGGTGGTTCACTAGATGGTGCCCAAAATGTAAAACTTCGTTCTGAACACGATGGTGTCACAGAAGACTCTGTCCAAAAAGCAAAAGAAGATTTGGCATTCCAAAATTCTGAATGGGTCAAACCACATCCCAAAACACCTAAATGGGTTCTTTGGATGCTCGGTTCTATTTTGTTCGGTGGAATCGGTTTTGTATGTTTGGGTATCTTATGGACAGAAAAAGTCGAACTGCAAGTCACTCACCATGAGTGGTCCCGCACCATTGCGATTGACCAATTCAAACCAGTTTCAGAATCAGATTGGTGTGATTCGATGCCGATGGGAGCCTATAGTGTTTCCAAAAGTCGCCAAATCCGTAGTTATGATAGTATACCCGATGGGGAAGATTGTCGTACGGTTCGTACGGATAAAGGTGATGGTACTTTTTCCGAAAGTGAAAGTTGTACAACCAAGTATCGAAAAGAACCTGTATATGATTACCATTGTAGTTACCGCATTGATAAATGGGCCTTCGATCGAAATGCAGTAGCAAAAGGATTTGGCACTACACAGGAACCATATTGGCCAACACCACAAATCAAAGAATGTGCAAGTACTTCCATTGGTTGTGAACGGCTTGGAAAAAAGGAAGAGAAGTATTTGGTTTATTTTGTTGAATCCAGTGGGGAAACCAAAGGTGAAAAACATGACTGTGAGTATGATATGGCAAAATGGAAATCAGTTCTACCGAAAGCACAATACCAAACAGAAAAAAGTGTCATTTTTAATTATATCACTTGCGACAGCATACAAATGTTAGATGAAAATGGAGCAGAGGAATAA
- a CDS encoding patatin-like phospholipase family protein has protein sequence MKRTELERQAIQKFLKSVELFKKLPTSVLTRLANNVQEKLIRSHEALYYKGESSESIYIVRYGEILLENVGGQSHVYVGSGQVLAENSLISSSNHSTSAIAVIDTLVYVLNGKLFLQLASQEKIFAQNIIQMMGTRMRENLDRSNAKDKFTGLRRLCVHIPLEPEYHFGEKVKTFLDEYGEVTKKLSAAIPISTFKGMDPTQISEYLTNLRNKTPLLHIYFDESTSRVDLHYLVVQSDFLVFWEDEPEKFYKEKEEIIQFWKSRIRNFEGRAIRMMESGVRKSYLPQDQSLKTFYQKDTLARYLVSKTRGLSLGGGGARALAHVGLLKVLHREGIHFDFVSGASMGAVIAALYARKNSPEEIEEMIKNFFGGLESAFDPTLPVVAFFKGKRMKRMLKKGFGDQRIEELPLPFATSAVDLQTGKEHIFDQGPITEALTSAMSLPGAFPPYRLGEKLLVDGGMINNVPENLIRSKGADVVMGINVSPLQEIVPVKLFEDRNTTEKGFFRYIWDTLKYPPILQIMTRTITLEGREITRLKRPKMDLFVHFHLEEFQLFDFARYQEIIDKGEREAEANLAEIKQLFS, from the coding sequence ATGAAACGAACAGAATTAGAACGACAAGCGATACAGAAATTTTTAAAGTCTGTGGAGCTTTTCAAAAAACTTCCCACATCTGTTTTGACTAGGCTTGCCAACAATGTCCAAGAAAAACTCATCCGTAGTCACGAAGCTCTCTATTACAAGGGAGAGTCTTCTGAATCCATCTACATCGTACGGTATGGAGAAATCCTTTTAGAAAATGTAGGTGGCCAGTCCCATGTCTATGTAGGTTCAGGCCAAGTTTTGGCTGAAAACTCACTCATCTCCAGCTCCAATCATTCTACATCCGCCATTGCTGTGATCGATACACTTGTGTATGTGTTAAACGGTAAATTATTTCTCCAACTTGCATCCCAAGAAAAAATCTTTGCCCAAAATATCATCCAAATGATGGGAACAAGGATGCGCGAAAATTTAGACCGATCCAATGCAAAAGATAAATTTACAGGCTTAAGAAGATTATGTGTTCATATTCCTTTAGAGCCGGAATACCATTTTGGAGAAAAGGTAAAAACCTTTTTAGATGAGTACGGAGAAGTCACTAAAAAACTTTCGGCTGCCATCCCGATTTCAACATTTAAGGGAATGGACCCCACTCAAATTTCTGAATACCTCACCAATTTAAGAAATAAAACACCACTTCTTCATATCTACTTTGACGAGTCCACTTCTCGAGTCGACTTACACTATTTAGTGGTTCAATCAGACTTTTTGGTATTTTGGGAAGATGAACCTGAAAAGTTTTACAAAGAAAAAGAAGAAATCATTCAGTTTTGGAAAAGTCGGATTCGTAATTTTGAAGGTCGTGCCATTCGTATGATGGAAAGTGGAGTGCGAAAAAGTTACCTTCCTCAAGACCAATCGCTCAAAACATTTTATCAAAAAGATACATTGGCACGTTACTTAGTTTCAAAAACGAGAGGACTTTCATTGGGTGGTGGAGGAGCAAGAGCACTTGCCCATGTGGGACTTCTTAAAGTCTTACATAGAGAAGGCATTCATTTTGATTTTGTTTCGGGTGCTTCCATGGGAGCTGTGATTGCTGCATTGTATGCAAGGAAAAATAGCCCAGAAGAAATCGAAGAGATGATAAAAAATTTCTTTGGTGGTCTTGAAAGTGCATTTGATCCAACACTTCCAGTGGTCGCTTTTTTTAAGGGCAAACGTATGAAACGAATGCTCAAAAAAGGATTTGGAGACCAAAGGATTGAAGAACTTCCACTTCCTTTTGCAACGTCTGCAGTCGATTTACAAACAGGAAAAGAACATATCTTTGACCAAGGTCCAATTACAGAAGCACTTACAAGTGCGATGAGTTTACCCGGAGCTTTCCCTCCTTACCGGCTCGGCGAAAAGTTGTTAGTCGATGGTGGAATGATCAATAATGTCCCTGAAAATCTCATCCGTTCCAAAGGTGCAGATGTTGTCATGGGAATTAACGTCTCTCCTTTACAGGAAATTGTCCCAGTGAAACTCTTTGAAGACCGAAATACCACTGAAAAAGGTTTTTTCCGTTATATTTGGGATACGTTAAAATACCCACCCATTTTACAGATCATGACGAGGACCATCACCTTAGAGGGTAGAGAGATCACTCGACTCAAACGTCCCAAGATGGATTTATTTGTTCATTTCCATTTAGAAGAATTTCAGTTATTTGATTTTGCTCGATACCAAGAAATCATCGATAAAGGAGAAAGAGAAGCAGAAGCAAACTTAGCCGAAATCAAACAATTGTTTTCGTAA